From a region of the Salminus brasiliensis chromosome 4, fSalBra1.hap2, whole genome shotgun sequence genome:
- the tacc2 gene encoding transforming acidic coiled-coil-containing protein 2 isoform X7 yields the protein MQFCRQYLCKPCSAAVTSPQEDMEYRMGSCIRVARNQADVHAERVAPTGDKSSSAENGLLQTEAQPSHGPAEEAQSLAHEEHNQREQEDELEFPHDLLPSIDLSTELNFTWGASLGPFEILDSPQAEVEFQTPTEESIPPVKEQPDDPPDGRSLEKEAAEESEPVPFFPPPPEEYLLFPAPPAHLLHDSSDFPTPPPTPPERAPSELEPEAELEPEAKQEPEPEPKPDLRPNTQSKWELEPEHKPKPELQPEPKLEIQVKSEPEPKPEPKPETQVTSEPEPEPEPESKPETRVTSEPEPEPESKPETRVRSEPEPEPEPKPEPKPETQVASESELEPEPESKPETQVTSEPKREPEAKPESKPETQVTSAPEPEPEPEPKPESKPETQVTSEPEPEPEAKPESKPETQVTSAPEPEPEPEPKPESKPETQVTSEPEPEPVPKPESKPESKSETQVTSDPEPEPVPKPESTPESKSELEPESKSDLEPETQVKSEPEFEPEPKSESEPELEPKLEPVPPSDPPQAQPTPPAQLQPEQHHGPPARSSDSDGAFETPESTTPVKTAAPPLPPIEQIEPSTQPLPLTDTDSCIDSVSTVDASASDVLGSPSLRSPSRSLSIVFDEDKPIASSGTYNLDHILTADPSPASELCSGPSGLQGRTPLTRSLSLQSGELDSYSPGDRCAVGASDKSIHPRAESFSVGTESAPGTLRRVKKPRPGSLKKKPLSRQNSNPESATSRTGSSSSTPEVKKRGKSLAETPPQAQDKQDRPTPSPSPSPSPAGTLRRSKIKPRVESPPPVAEESSFAPVPATPEPQDKTSPVPDKDSPIPPSASYKWDPENFENIDPFCTGGSKIANSPVLGRKTDFASVLEPPRSPPVLAEEPLPPTAPIAPPTEPSLNIEEQPITKRQPIRLEFDYSEESGETSQDAPLPPKKLGKKPGAKMPLRKPKLGIKKAPPTKTEQLDNMPITVNSNDNDDIPIPKASYNFDPSKWEDPNFNPFSSNKGIPNSPSQSRANYSFDLDSFDDSIDPFKSSNKMGNSPPKAASFEVSSNDNDNDNDNVAELEDHNQNKPAKNKKKPLKSNTFRVKRSPKRSPVTDQSAQCCPVCSPLSPPISHTHNHLQEPPADTLSDHAQDHATDEEKLASSTNQKWAARHDVEAELTSDVQDFPQPSDLTAFVNESNLPAQNHDYEIEYMEKIGTSTPPLSVKKPSLYLNLDPVTDSSKQSSCMHDSGPNSPCTGSFEEMEAQMEAQISSEGKSPVLPSHGAPETLTEKSRKRENQSQGRAQSSERDGASPSQGPADPSDLSLLDRLSESAAPLSYLEPDLAETNPTAFAQKLQSRLKKPSPRRWNINGSAMAKQREVASPGDSGVSKSSIYSRTGYSETESPYLPRDLDHSLGIAREEIVSKEKEVLEWQRKYEESQQELQEMKRIVSEYEKTIAQMIEDEQREKSLSHHTIQQLILEKDQALADLNSVEKSLADLFRRYEKMKDVLEGFRKNEDVLKKCAQEYLSRVRKEEQRYQALKIHAEEKLDKANAEIAQVRTKAKQEQVAYQASLRKEQMKVDSLERTLDQKNKEIEELTKICDELIAKMGKS from the exons ATCCTTGGAGAAAGAAGCAGCTGAAGAGAGTGAGCCTGTCCCCTTTTTCCCACCACCCCCAGAGGAATACCTCTTATTTCCTGCCCCCCCTGCTCACCTGCTCCACGACAGCTCTGATTTCCCCACTCCACCTCCCACACCCCCAGAGAGGGCTCCCTCTGAGCTCGAGCCTGAGGCTGAGCTTGAACCCGAGGCTAAGCAGGAGCCTGAGCCTGAACCCAAACCTGACCTTAGGCCTAATACCCAGTCTAAGTGGGAGCTTGAGCCCGAACATAAACCCAAGCCTGAACTTCAGCCTGAACCCAAGCTTGAAATCCAGGTGAAAAGTGAGCCTGAGCCCAAACCTGAACCCAAGCCTGAGACCCAGGTAACGAGTGAGCCTGAACCCGAACCTGAACCTGAATCCAAGCCTGAGACCCGGGTTACGAGTGagcctgaacctgaacctgaatcCAAGCCTGAGACCCGGGTTAGGAGTGAGCCTGAACCCGAACCTGAACCCAAGCCTGAACCCAAGCCTGAGACCCAGGTTGCGAGTGAGTCTGAACTCGAACCTGAACCTGAATCCAAACCTGAGACCCAGGTTACGAGTGAGCCTAAACGCGAACCTGAAGCCAAACCTGAATCCAAGCCTGAGACCCAGGTTACGAGTGCGCCTGAACCCGAACCAGAGCCTGAACCAAAGCCTGAATCCAAGCCTGAGACCCAGGTTACGAGTGAGCCTGAACCCGAACCTGAAGCCAAACCTGAATCCAAGCCTGAGACCCAGGTTACGAGTGCGCCTGAACCAGAACCAGAGCCTGAACCAAAGCCTGAATCCAAGCCTGAGACCCAGGTTACGAGTGAGCCTGAGCCCGAACCTGTACCCAAGCCTGAATCCAAGCCTGAATCCAAGTCTGAGACCCAGGTTACGAGTGACCCTGAGCCTGAACCTGTACCCAAGCCTGAATCCACGCCTGAATCCAAGTCTGAGCTTGAGCCTGAATCCAAGTCCGATCTCGAGCCTGAGACGCAGGTTAAGAGTGAGCCTGAGTTCGAACCTGAACCTAAGTCTGAATCCGAGCCTGAACTTGAGCCCAAGCTAGAACCTGTTCCTCCCTCTGACCCACCTCAGGCCCAACCCACTCCTCCTGCCCAGCTCCAGCCTGAACAGCACCACGGCCCTCCAGCCAG GAGCTCAGACTCTGACGGTGCATTTGAAACCCCTGAATCCACCACCCCTGTGAAGACAGCAGCCCCTCCATTGCCCCCAATTGAACAGATAGAACCTAGCACACAGCCTCTGCCCTTAACAGACACAG ATTCCTGTATTGACTCAGTCTCTACAGTAGATGCTTCTGCCAGTGACGTGCTCGGTTCTCCTTCTCTCCGCTCTCCCAGTCGCTCTCTTTCCATTGTCTTTGATGAGGACAAGCCTATAGCCAGCAGTGGCACCTACAACCTTGACCACATACTCACTGCTGATCCTTCCCCAGCATCAGAACTCTGTTCAGGTCCATCAGGCCTACAGGGTCGTACACCTTTAACTCGTTCACTCAGCCTTCAGTCTGGGGAGTTAGACAGCTATAGTCCTGGAGACAGGTGTGCAGTGGGTGCCTCAGATAAATCTATTCACCCCCGGGCAGAGTCCTTCAGTGTAGGCACAGAGAGTGCCCCAGGTACCCTCCGCAGGGTCAAAAAGCCTCGGCCTGGTTCCCTGAAGAAGAAACCTCTGTCCAGGCAGAACTCCAACCCTGAGAGCGCCACTTCCAGAACCGGCTCCTCCAGTAGCACACCAGAAGTGAAGAAGAGGGGGAAGTCCCTTGCAGAGACCCCTCCTCAGGCACAAGACAAGCAGGATCGTCCTACACCCTCacccagccccagccccagccctGCAGGCACCCTCAGGAGGAGCAAGATCAAGCCTAGAGTTGAAAGTCCACCACCAGTAGCTGAGGAGAGTAGCTTTGCCCCAGTACCAGCAACTCCAGAGCCCCAGGACAAGACTTCACCTGTTCCAGATAAGGATTCCCCTATTCCCCCCAGCGCCAGCTACAAATGGGACCCAGAAAACTTTGAGAATATTGATCCTTTCTGCACAGGTGGTAGTAAGATTGCCAATTCTCCTGTCCTGGGGAGGAAAACTGACTTTGCTTCTGTCCTAGAACCTCCCAGAAGCCCCCCTGTCCTAGCTGAGGAGCCACTCCCCCCTACTGCTCCTATCGCACCCCCAACAGAGCCATCTCTCAACATCGAAGAGCAGCCAATCACCAAACGACAGCCTATCAGGCTGGAGTTCGATTATTCTGAGGAGAGTGGAGAGACGTCACAGGACGCCCCTCTCCCTCCGAAAAAGCTAGGCAAAAAGCCAGGGGCCAAGATGCCCCTCAGAAAGCCAAAGCTGGGGATTAAGAAGGCCCCCCCAACAAAAACGGAACAGCTAGACAACATGCCCATCACAGTCAATTCAAATGACAATGATGACATCCCCATTCCCAAAGCGTCATACAACTTTGACCCCAGCAAATGGGAAGACCCTAATTTTAATCCCTTCTCATCGAACAAAGGCATCCCCAACTCTCCTAGCCAGTCCAGGGCGAACTACAGCTTCGACCTGGACTCCTTTGATGACTCCATTGACCCCTTTAAATCGTCTAATAAGATGGGGAATTCGCCTCCTAAGGCAGCCTCTTTTGAGGTCTCCAGcaatgacaatgacaatgacaatgacaaCGTTGCTGAGTTAGAGGATCACAACCAGAATAAACCAGCCAAGAACAAGAAAAAGCCACTGAAATC TAACACGTTTAGAGTGAAGAGGTCACCAAAACGGTCCCCTGTAACTGATCAGTCTGCACAG TGTTGTCCTGTGTGTTCTCCACTTTCGCCccccatctcacacacacacaatcacctACAGGAGCCCCCTGCAGACACGCTGTCCGATCACGCGCAGGACCACGCCACAGACGAAGAGAAACTGGCCTCCTCCACCAACCAGAAGTGGGCAGCCCGGCATGATGTGGAGGCGGAGCTTACGTCTGACGTCCAGGACTTCCCTCAGCCGTCTGACCTCACAGCCTTTGTCAATGAGAGCAACTTACCCGCACAGaaccatg ACTATGAGATTGAGTACATGGAGAAGATTGGCACCTCTACACCA CCTCTGTCAGTGAAGAAGCCCTCTCTCTATTTAAATCTGGATCCCGTGACTGACAGTTCAAAACAGAGCTCCTGTATGCATGACTCAGGACCAAACTCCCCGTGCACAGG GAGTTTTGAGGAGATGGAGGCTCAGATGGAGGCTCAGATCTCATCAGAGGGGAAGTCTCCTGTGTTGCCGTCCCACGGAGCCCCTGAGACCCTGACGGAGAAGAGCCGAAAGAGGGAGAACCAGTCCCAGGGCCGTGCTCAGAGCAGCGAGCGAGACGGAGCG TCCCCCTCCCAGGGCCCTGCGGACCCCTCTGATCTGTCCCTCTTAGACAGGCTTAGTGAGTCAGCCGCCCCCCTCAGCTACCTGGAGCCTGACCTGGCAGAGACCAACCCTACCGCCTTCGCCCAAAAACTGCAG TCTCGGCTCAAGAAGCCCAGCCCACGCCGGTGGAATATCAACGGTTCTGCCATGGCTAAA CAAAGAGAGGTGGCTTCCCCAGGGGACAGTGGTGTATCCAAAAGCTCCATATACTCCCGGACAGGATACAGCGAAACAGAAAGCCCCTACTTACCCAGGGACTTGGACCACTCTCTGGGCATAGCTAGAGAAGAG ATTGTTTCCAAGGAAAAGGAAGTTCTTGAGTGGCAGAGGAAGTATGAGGAGAGTCAACAGGAACTACAAGAGATGAA GAGGATTGTCTCAGAGTATGAGAAGACCATTGCACAAATGATTG AGGACGAGCAGAGGGAGAAGTCTCTGTCCCATCACACCATCCAGCAGCTGATTCTGGAAAAAGACCAGGCCCTGGCAGACCTCAACTCGGTGGAGAAGTCTCTGGCCGATCTGTTCCGCCGCTATGAGAAAATGAAAGATGTTCTAGAAGGCTTCCGCAAG AACGAGGATGTGCTGAAGAAGTGCGCACAGGAGTATCTGTCTCGGGTGCGCAAGGAGGAGCAGCGCTACCAGGCCCTGAAAATCCATGCTGAGGAGAAACTGGATAA GGCCAATGCAGAAATTGCCCAAGTGCGTACCAAAGCAAAGCAGGAGCAGGTAGCATACCAGGCCAGTCTGAGGAAAGAACAGATGAAGGTGGATTCCCTAGAACGCACACTGGATCAAAAG aacaaAGAAATCGAGGAATTAACCAAGATCTGTGATGAGCTGATTGCCAAAATGGGGAAGAGCTAG
- the tacc2 gene encoding transforming acidic coiled-coil-containing protein 2 isoform X8, with protein MADVHAERVAPTGDKSSSAENGLLQTEAQPSHGPAEEAQSLAHEEHNQREQEDELEFPHDLLPSIDLSTELNFTWGASLGPFEILDSPQAEVEFQTPTEESIPPVKEQPDDPPDGRSLEKEAAEESEPVPFFPPPPEEYLLFPAPPAHLLHDSSDFPTPPPTPPERAPSELEPEAELEPEAKQEPEPEPKPDLRPNTQSKWELEPEHKPKPELQPEPKLEIQVKSEPEPKPEPKPETQVTSEPEPEPEPESKPETRVTSEPEPEPESKPETRVRSEPEPEPEPKPEPKPETQVASESELEPEPESKPETQVTSEPKREPEAKPESKPETQVTSAPEPEPEPEPKPESKPETQVTSEPEPEPEAKPESKPETQVTSAPEPEPEPEPKPESKPETQVTSEPEPEPVPKPESKPESKSETQVTSDPEPEPVPKPESTPESKSELEPESKSDLEPETQVKSEPEFEPEPKSESEPELEPKLEPVPPSDPPQAQPTPPAQLQPEQHHGPPARSSDSDGAFETPESTTPVKTAAPPLPPIEQIEPSTQPLPLTDTDSCIDSVSTVDASASDVLGSPSLRSPSRSLSIVFDEDKPIASSGTYNLDHILTADPSPASELCSGPSGLQGRTPLTRSLSLQSGELDSYSPGDRCAVGASDKSIHPRAESFSVGTESAPGTLRRVKKPRPGSLKKKPLSRQNSNPESATSRTGSSSSTPEVKKRGKSLAETPPQAQDKQDRPTPSPSPSPSPAGTLRRSKIKPRVESPPPVAEESSFAPVPATPEPQDKTSPVPDKDSPIPPSASYKWDPENFENIDPFCTGGSKIANSPVLGRKTDFASVLEPPRSPPVLAEEPLPPTAPIAPPTEPSLNIEEQPITKRQPIRLEFDYSEESGETSQDAPLPPKKLGKKPGAKMPLRKPKLGIKKAPPTKTEQLDNMPITVNSNDNDDIPIPKASYNFDPSKWEDPNFNPFSSNKGIPNSPSQSRANYSFDLDSFDDSIDPFKSSNKMGNSPPKAASFEVSSNDNDNDNDNVAELEDHNQNKPAKNKKKPLKSNTFRVKRSPKRSPVTDQSAQCCPVCSPLSPPISHTHNHLQEPPADTLSDHAQDHATDEEKLASSTNQKWAARHDVEAELTSDVQDFPQPSDLTAFVNESNLPAQNHDYEIEYMEKIGTSTPPLSVKKPSLYLNLDPVTDSSKQSSCMHDSGPNSPCTGSFEEMEAQMEAQISSEGKSPVLPSHGAPETLTEKSRKRENQSQGRAQSSERDGASPSQGPADPSDLSLLDRLSESAAPLSYLEPDLAETNPTAFAQKLQSRLKKPSPRRWNINGSAMAKQREVASPGDSGVSKSSIYSRTGYSETESPYLPRDLDHSLGIAREEIVSKEKEVLEWQRKYEESQQELQEMKRIVSEYEKTIAQMIEDEQREKSLSHHTIQQLILEKDQALADLNSVEKSLADLFRRYEKMKDVLEGFRKNEDVLKKCAQEYLSRVRKEEQRYQALKIHAEEKLDKANAEIAQVRTKAKQEQVAYQASLRKEQMKVDSLERTLDQKNKEIEELTKICDELIAKMGKS; from the exons ATCCTTGGAGAAAGAAGCAGCTGAAGAGAGTGAGCCTGTCCCCTTTTTCCCACCACCCCCAGAGGAATACCTCTTATTTCCTGCCCCCCCTGCTCACCTGCTCCACGACAGCTCTGATTTCCCCACTCCACCTCCCACACCCCCAGAGAGGGCTCCCTCTGAGCTCGAGCCTGAGGCTGAGCTTGAACCCGAGGCTAAGCAGGAGCCTGAGCCTGAACCCAAACCTGACCTTAGGCCTAATACCCAGTCTAAGTGGGAGCTTGAGCCCGAACATAAACCCAAGCCTGAACTTCAGCCTGAACCCAAGCTTGAAATCCAGGTGAAAAGTGAGCCTGAGCCCAAACCTGAACCCAAGCCTGAGACCCAGGTAACGAGTGAGCCTGAACCCGAACCTGAACCTGAATCCAAGCCTGAGACCCGGGTTACGAGTGagcctgaacctgaacctgaatcCAAGCCTGAGACCCGGGTTAGGAGTGAGCCTGAACCCGAACCTGAACCCAAGCCTGAACCCAAGCCTGAGACCCAGGTTGCGAGTGAGTCTGAACTCGAACCTGAACCTGAATCCAAACCTGAGACCCAGGTTACGAGTGAGCCTAAACGCGAACCTGAAGCCAAACCTGAATCCAAGCCTGAGACCCAGGTTACGAGTGCGCCTGAACCCGAACCAGAGCCTGAACCAAAGCCTGAATCCAAGCCTGAGACCCAGGTTACGAGTGAGCCTGAACCCGAACCTGAAGCCAAACCTGAATCCAAGCCTGAGACCCAGGTTACGAGTGCGCCTGAACCAGAACCAGAGCCTGAACCAAAGCCTGAATCCAAGCCTGAGACCCAGGTTACGAGTGAGCCTGAGCCCGAACCTGTACCCAAGCCTGAATCCAAGCCTGAATCCAAGTCTGAGACCCAGGTTACGAGTGACCCTGAGCCTGAACCTGTACCCAAGCCTGAATCCACGCCTGAATCCAAGTCTGAGCTTGAGCCTGAATCCAAGTCCGATCTCGAGCCTGAGACGCAGGTTAAGAGTGAGCCTGAGTTCGAACCTGAACCTAAGTCTGAATCCGAGCCTGAACTTGAGCCCAAGCTAGAACCTGTTCCTCCCTCTGACCCACCTCAGGCCCAACCCACTCCTCCTGCCCAGCTCCAGCCTGAACAGCACCACGGCCCTCCAGCCAG GAGCTCAGACTCTGACGGTGCATTTGAAACCCCTGAATCCACCACCCCTGTGAAGACAGCAGCCCCTCCATTGCCCCCAATTGAACAGATAGAACCTAGCACACAGCCTCTGCCCTTAACAGACACAG ATTCCTGTATTGACTCAGTCTCTACAGTAGATGCTTCTGCCAGTGACGTGCTCGGTTCTCCTTCTCTCCGCTCTCCCAGTCGCTCTCTTTCCATTGTCTTTGATGAGGACAAGCCTATAGCCAGCAGTGGCACCTACAACCTTGACCACATACTCACTGCTGATCCTTCCCCAGCATCAGAACTCTGTTCAGGTCCATCAGGCCTACAGGGTCGTACACCTTTAACTCGTTCACTCAGCCTTCAGTCTGGGGAGTTAGACAGCTATAGTCCTGGAGACAGGTGTGCAGTGGGTGCCTCAGATAAATCTATTCACCCCCGGGCAGAGTCCTTCAGTGTAGGCACAGAGAGTGCCCCAGGTACCCTCCGCAGGGTCAAAAAGCCTCGGCCTGGTTCCCTGAAGAAGAAACCTCTGTCCAGGCAGAACTCCAACCCTGAGAGCGCCACTTCCAGAACCGGCTCCTCCAGTAGCACACCAGAAGTGAAGAAGAGGGGGAAGTCCCTTGCAGAGACCCCTCCTCAGGCACAAGACAAGCAGGATCGTCCTACACCCTCacccagccccagccccagccctGCAGGCACCCTCAGGAGGAGCAAGATCAAGCCTAGAGTTGAAAGTCCACCACCAGTAGCTGAGGAGAGTAGCTTTGCCCCAGTACCAGCAACTCCAGAGCCCCAGGACAAGACTTCACCTGTTCCAGATAAGGATTCCCCTATTCCCCCCAGCGCCAGCTACAAATGGGACCCAGAAAACTTTGAGAATATTGATCCTTTCTGCACAGGTGGTAGTAAGATTGCCAATTCTCCTGTCCTGGGGAGGAAAACTGACTTTGCTTCTGTCCTAGAACCTCCCAGAAGCCCCCCTGTCCTAGCTGAGGAGCCACTCCCCCCTACTGCTCCTATCGCACCCCCAACAGAGCCATCTCTCAACATCGAAGAGCAGCCAATCACCAAACGACAGCCTATCAGGCTGGAGTTCGATTATTCTGAGGAGAGTGGAGAGACGTCACAGGACGCCCCTCTCCCTCCGAAAAAGCTAGGCAAAAAGCCAGGGGCCAAGATGCCCCTCAGAAAGCCAAAGCTGGGGATTAAGAAGGCCCCCCCAACAAAAACGGAACAGCTAGACAACATGCCCATCACAGTCAATTCAAATGACAATGATGACATCCCCATTCCCAAAGCGTCATACAACTTTGACCCCAGCAAATGGGAAGACCCTAATTTTAATCCCTTCTCATCGAACAAAGGCATCCCCAACTCTCCTAGCCAGTCCAGGGCGAACTACAGCTTCGACCTGGACTCCTTTGATGACTCCATTGACCCCTTTAAATCGTCTAATAAGATGGGGAATTCGCCTCCTAAGGCAGCCTCTTTTGAGGTCTCCAGcaatgacaatgacaatgacaatgacaaCGTTGCTGAGTTAGAGGATCACAACCAGAATAAACCAGCCAAGAACAAGAAAAAGCCACTGAAATC TAACACGTTTAGAGTGAAGAGGTCACCAAAACGGTCCCCTGTAACTGATCAGTCTGCACAG TGTTGTCCTGTGTGTTCTCCACTTTCGCCccccatctcacacacacacaatcacctACAGGAGCCCCCTGCAGACACGCTGTCCGATCACGCGCAGGACCACGCCACAGACGAAGAGAAACTGGCCTCCTCCACCAACCAGAAGTGGGCAGCCCGGCATGATGTGGAGGCGGAGCTTACGTCTGACGTCCAGGACTTCCCTCAGCCGTCTGACCTCACAGCCTTTGTCAATGAGAGCAACTTACCCGCACAGaaccatg ACTATGAGATTGAGTACATGGAGAAGATTGGCACCTCTACACCA CCTCTGTCAGTGAAGAAGCCCTCTCTCTATTTAAATCTGGATCCCGTGACTGACAGTTCAAAACAGAGCTCCTGTATGCATGACTCAGGACCAAACTCCCCGTGCACAGG GAGTTTTGAGGAGATGGAGGCTCAGATGGAGGCTCAGATCTCATCAGAGGGGAAGTCTCCTGTGTTGCCGTCCCACGGAGCCCCTGAGACCCTGACGGAGAAGAGCCGAAAGAGGGAGAACCAGTCCCAGGGCCGTGCTCAGAGCAGCGAGCGAGACGGAGCG TCCCCCTCCCAGGGCCCTGCGGACCCCTCTGATCTGTCCCTCTTAGACAGGCTTAGTGAGTCAGCCGCCCCCCTCAGCTACCTGGAGCCTGACCTGGCAGAGACCAACCCTACCGCCTTCGCCCAAAAACTGCAG TCTCGGCTCAAGAAGCCCAGCCCACGCCGGTGGAATATCAACGGTTCTGCCATGGCTAAA CAAAGAGAGGTGGCTTCCCCAGGGGACAGTGGTGTATCCAAAAGCTCCATATACTCCCGGACAGGATACAGCGAAACAGAAAGCCCCTACTTACCCAGGGACTTGGACCACTCTCTGGGCATAGCTAGAGAAGAG ATTGTTTCCAAGGAAAAGGAAGTTCTTGAGTGGCAGAGGAAGTATGAGGAGAGTCAACAGGAACTACAAGAGATGAA GAGGATTGTCTCAGAGTATGAGAAGACCATTGCACAAATGATTG AGGACGAGCAGAGGGAGAAGTCTCTGTCCCATCACACCATCCAGCAGCTGATTCTGGAAAAAGACCAGGCCCTGGCAGACCTCAACTCGGTGGAGAAGTCTCTGGCCGATCTGTTCCGCCGCTATGAGAAAATGAAAGATGTTCTAGAAGGCTTCCGCAAG AACGAGGATGTGCTGAAGAAGTGCGCACAGGAGTATCTGTCTCGGGTGCGCAAGGAGGAGCAGCGCTACCAGGCCCTGAAAATCCATGCTGAGGAGAAACTGGATAA GGCCAATGCAGAAATTGCCCAAGTGCGTACCAAAGCAAAGCAGGAGCAGGTAGCATACCAGGCCAGTCTGAGGAAAGAACAGATGAAGGTGGATTCCCTAGAACGCACACTGGATCAAAAG aacaaAGAAATCGAGGAATTAACCAAGATCTGTGATGAGCTGATTGCCAAAATGGGGAAGAGCTAG